The following coding sequences are from one Nicotiana tabacum cultivar K326 chromosome 1, ASM71507v2, whole genome shotgun sequence window:
- the LOC142181266 gene encoding 17.3 kDa class II heat shock protein, giving the protein MDFRLMGIDTPLFHTLQHLMDAAGEDSDKSVNAPSRNYVRDAKAMAATPADVKEYPNSYVFVVDMPGLKSGDIKVQVEDDNVLLISGERKREEEKEGAKYIRMERRIGKFMRKFSLPENANTDAISAVCQDGVLTVTVQKLPPPEPKKPKTIEVKIA; this is encoded by the coding sequence ATGGATTTCAGGCTAATGGGAATTGACACACCACTGTTCCACACTCTCCAGCACCTTATGGACGCCGCCGGTGAAGATTCCGACAAGTCCGTCAACGCCCCATCAAGGAACTATGTACGTGACGCTAAGGCAATGGCTGCAACACCAGCCGACGTGAAGGAATACCCTAATTCCTATGTTTTCGTTGTGGACATGCCAGGGTTGAAATCCGGAGATATTAAGGTGCAGGTGGAAGATGACAACGTGCTGCTGATCAGTGGAGAAAGgaagagagaagaagagaaagaagggGCTAAGTATATTAGAATGGAGAGAAGGATTGGAAAATTCATGAGGAAATTTTCTCTGCCGGAGAATGCAAATACTGATGCCATTTCTGCTGTTTGTCAAGACGGGGTCTTGACTGTTACTGTCCAGAAGTTGCCTCCTCCAGAGCCCAAGAAACCCAAAACTATCGAGGTCAAAATTGCATGA